A genomic region of Friedmanniella luteola contains the following coding sequences:
- a CDS encoding response regulator transcription factor, producing the protein MRVLLVDDEERLVAALRRGLAAEGFAVDSAATGPEGLRAARSGDFDAVVLDVMLPGLSGYEVVRRLRAEDNWVPVLMLSAKDGEHDQADALDDGADDYLTKPFSFVILLARLRALLRRGVVARPAVLAVGDLTLDPATREVGVAGTPVELTPREFVLLEYLMRQGDRVVAKGELLEHVWDSAAEVAPNAVEVYVGYVRRKIGAGRLVTVRGVGYRLVA; encoded by the coding sequence GTGCGGGTGCTGCTGGTGGACGACGAGGAGCGGCTGGTCGCGGCCCTGCGCCGGGGGCTGGCCGCCGAGGGTTTCGCCGTGGACAGCGCCGCGACGGGGCCCGAGGGCCTGCGCGCCGCCCGCAGCGGCGACTTCGACGCCGTCGTCCTCGACGTGATGCTGCCCGGCCTGTCGGGCTACGAGGTCGTCCGCCGGCTCCGGGCCGAGGACAACTGGGTGCCGGTGCTCATGCTGTCGGCCAAGGACGGCGAGCACGACCAGGCCGACGCGCTGGACGACGGCGCCGACGACTACCTGACCAAGCCCTTCTCCTTCGTCATCCTGCTGGCCCGGCTCCGTGCGCTGCTGCGCCGCGGCGTGGTGGCGCGGCCGGCCGTGCTGGCCGTCGGCGACCTCACCCTGGACCCCGCCACCCGCGAGGTCGGGGTCGCCGGTACCCCCGTCGAGCTGACGCCGCGGGAGTTCGTGCTGCTGGAGTACCTGATGCGCCAGGGCGACCGGGTGGTGGCGAAGGGCGAGCTGCTCGAGCACGTCTGGGACAGCGCCGCCGAGGTGGCGCCGAACGCGGTCGAGGTCTACGTCGGCTACGTCCGGCGCAAGATCGGCGCCGGACGACTCGTCACCGTCCGCGGGGTCGGCTACCGGCTGGTGGCGTGA
- a CDS encoding LolA family protein: protein MQILTRRPALRWIAPVALALAVGGTGVVAVNADADPKLAPRTAEQLLVDLQGSDVAGLSGTVVQEAQLGLPALPSMGGGADASQLTSLLTGSHTLRVWYDGPDKARFALLDDDLGETDVIVNGSDLWTWSYQDRKATHATLPEDSGPGERRTAAPGVPTTPQEAARTALDAIGDSTVVSTDSAVEVANRPARELVLAPTDQRSLITQVRIAVDDETSAPLRVQVLGQDAQTVAEIGFTAVDFSAPDDGQFAFNPPSGTEVTEKGALEAPERKAPSAADREAAEAAKAATEVVGEGWTTVVVTELPADAAAADGQLGAVLATLPTVSGTWGSGKLLAGTAFSAVLTDDGRVAVGAVQPQLLYDALAK from the coding sequence ATGCAGATCCTCACCCGTCGTCCGGCCCTGCGCTGGATCGCCCCGGTGGCCCTCGCGCTCGCCGTGGGCGGCACCGGCGTCGTCGCCGTCAACGCCGACGCCGACCCGAAGCTGGCCCCCCGGACCGCCGAGCAGCTGCTCGTCGACCTGCAGGGCTCCGACGTCGCCGGGCTGTCCGGCACCGTCGTGCAGGAGGCCCAGCTGGGTCTGCCCGCGCTGCCCTCGATGGGCGGCGGCGCGGACGCCTCGCAGCTCACCTCGCTGCTCACGGGCAGCCACACGCTGCGGGTCTGGTACGACGGCCCCGACAAGGCCCGCTTCGCGCTGCTGGACGACGACCTGGGTGAGACCGACGTCATCGTCAACGGCTCCGACCTGTGGACCTGGTCCTACCAGGACCGGAAGGCCACCCACGCCACCCTCCCCGAGGACTCCGGCCCGGGTGAGCGCCGGACCGCCGCCCCGGGGGTGCCGACCACGCCGCAGGAGGCCGCCCGCACCGCGCTCGACGCGATCGGGGACTCCACCGTGGTGAGCACCGACTCGGCCGTCGAGGTCGCGAACCGTCCGGCCCGCGAGCTGGTGCTCGCGCCCACCGACCAGCGCTCGCTGATCACCCAGGTCCGGATCGCCGTCGACGACGAGACGTCCGCCCCGTTGCGGGTCCAGGTGCTCGGCCAGGACGCGCAGACCGTCGCCGAGATCGGCTTCACCGCCGTCGACTTCAGCGCCCCCGACGACGGGCAGTTCGCGTTCAACCCCCCGAGCGGCACCGAGGTGACCGAGAAGGGCGCCCTCGAGGCCCCGGAGCGGAAGGCGCCCAGCGCGGCCGACCGTGAGGCCGCCGAGGCCGCCAAGGCCGCGACCGAGGTCGTCGGCGAGGGCTGGACGACGGTCGTCGTGACCGAGCTGCCGGCCGACGCCGCCGCGGCCGACGGCCAGCTGGGTGCGGTGCTCGCCACCCTGCCGACCGTCTCCGGCACCTGGGGCAGCGGCAAGCTGCTGGCCGGCACCGCCTTCTCCGCGGTGCTCACCGACGACGGCCGGGTCGCCGTGGGCGCCGTGCAGCCGCAGCTGCTCTACGACGCCCTGGCGAAGTAG
- a CDS encoding ABC transporter ATP-binding protein, translating into MGQPDDAPGGTGAMPVLTRGLTKQFRRQTAVKAVDLAVPAGAVYGFLGPNGSGKTTTIRMLLGLVRPTAGSIEMLGLPMPERAGETLRRIGALVEGPAFHPYLSGRANLARLDAADGHSDARTSAHRIDAALDRVGLLAAATKRYRAYSLGMRQRLAIANALLMPRDLLILDEPTNGLDPQGTREVRHLVGDLAADGATVLVSSHLLAEVEQMCSHVGVMFEGELVSQGSMADLAAGTTKTVRVDTDRTADAARVLAELGLTEVTSTPTRVSAVLGPVEAAKIVPELVHADVPVLGFSVQSPSLEDVFVSLTGEGFDVSG; encoded by the coding sequence GTGGGTCAGCCAGACGACGCCCCGGGGGGCACCGGCGCCATGCCGGTGCTCACCCGCGGGCTGACCAAGCAGTTCCGCCGCCAGACCGCCGTCAAGGCCGTGGACCTGGCCGTCCCCGCGGGCGCGGTGTACGGCTTCCTCGGTCCCAACGGGTCGGGGAAGACGACGACCATCCGGATGCTGCTGGGCCTGGTCCGGCCCACCGCCGGCTCGATCGAGATGCTCGGGCTGCCGATGCCGGAGCGGGCCGGTGAGACGCTCCGCCGGATCGGCGCCCTCGTCGAGGGCCCCGCCTTCCACCCCTACCTGTCCGGACGGGCCAACCTGGCCCGGCTGGACGCCGCCGACGGGCACAGCGACGCCCGCACCTCCGCGCACCGGATCGACGCCGCCCTCGACCGGGTGGGCCTGCTCGCCGCCGCCACCAAGCGCTACCGGGCCTACTCCCTCGGCATGCGGCAGCGGCTCGCCATCGCGAACGCCCTGCTCATGCCGCGCGACCTGCTGATCCTCGACGAGCCGACCAACGGGCTCGACCCGCAGGGCACCCGCGAGGTGCGGCACCTGGTGGGCGACCTGGCCGCCGACGGGGCGACCGTGCTGGTCTCCAGCCACCTGCTGGCCGAGGTCGAGCAGATGTGCAGCCACGTCGGGGTGATGTTCGAGGGCGAGCTGGTCTCCCAGGGCTCGATGGCCGACCTCGCGGCCGGCACCACCAAGACCGTGCGCGTCGACACCGACCGGACGGCGGACGCCGCCCGGGTGCTGGCCGAGCTGGGGCTGACCGAGGTGACCAGCACGCCGACCCGGGTGAGCGCGGTGCTCGGCCCGGTCGAGGCCGCCAAGATCGTCCCCGAGCTGGTGCACGCCGACGTCCCCGTGCTGGGCTTCAGCGTGCAGAGCCCCAGCCTGGAGGACGTCTTCGTCTCGCTCACCGGGGAGGGTTTCGATGTCAGCGGCTGA
- a CDS encoding ABC transporter permease: protein MSAAEALPATRADRATASPLGWLRFLRSELGIIFGRRRNLAGIGVLAVVPIVLAIAVKVSSPRGGGGPDFVSAITGNGLFVAFAALTLEIPIFLPLAVGVIAGDSVAGEANIGTLRYLLTIPAGRTRLLAVKFAAIVISALVATLVVAAVGTVMGLALFGGGEMTLLSGSQTSMADGLGRLLLTCLYLTVQLSALGAIGLFISTLTEQPIGATVAVVLVNVMMFVLDQISQLAWLHPWLLTHWWTAFGNLLRDPVAGEDITRGLLTAVVYAGVFWLAAWARFSGKDVTS from the coding sequence ATGTCAGCGGCTGAGGCGCTGCCCGCGACGCGGGCGGACCGGGCGACGGCGTCGCCGCTGGGCTGGCTGCGCTTCCTGCGCTCCGAGCTGGGCATCATCTTCGGCCGCCGCCGCAACCTCGCCGGGATCGGCGTGCTGGCCGTGGTGCCGATCGTGCTCGCCATCGCCGTCAAGGTCTCCTCCCCCCGGGGCGGGGGCGGGCCGGACTTCGTCAGCGCGATCACCGGCAACGGGCTCTTCGTCGCCTTCGCCGCGCTGACGCTGGAGATCCCGATCTTCCTGCCGCTGGCCGTCGGCGTCATCGCCGGCGACTCGGTGGCCGGCGAGGCCAACATCGGCACGCTGCGCTACCTGCTGACCATCCCGGCCGGGCGCACCCGGCTGCTGGCCGTCAAGTTCGCCGCCATCGTCATCTCCGCCCTCGTCGCCACGCTGGTGGTGGCCGCGGTGGGCACCGTCATGGGGCTCGCGCTGTTCGGCGGGGGCGAGATGACGCTGCTGTCCGGCAGCCAGACGTCGATGGCGGACGGCCTGGGCCGGCTGCTGCTGACCTGCCTCTACCTGACGGTGCAGCTGTCCGCGCTCGGCGCGATCGGGCTCTTCATCTCCACGCTCACCGAGCAGCCGATCGGCGCCACGGTCGCCGTCGTGCTGGTCAACGTGATGATGTTCGTGCTCGACCAGATCTCCCAGCTCGCCTGGCTGCACCCCTGGCTGCTCACCCACTGGTGGACCGCCTTCGGGAACCTGCTGCGCGACCCGGTCGCCGGCGAGGACATCACCCGCGGGCTGCTGACCGCCGTCGTCTACGCCGGCGTGTTCTGGCTGGCGGCCTGGGCCCGGTTCTCCGGCAAGGACGTCACCAGCTGA
- a CDS encoding M28 family peptidase, translating to MAAVALALAGSAPRPVPPVPAPPPPGAPAEDGLPTRLVDRVSAAGAEPHLAALQRAADRNGGHRADGSPGHAASVDLVVDHLRATGFAVATPEFRYPVEVLLARHVVLDGRELRADRLAGSPATPDGGVTGPLVLVPDGDEPGCQARDLDGLPAGGAVLVVRRGGCPFATKADRAAGAGAAALLVVNDEPGPLTGGTLRGTGPLPVAGVSTEDGARLAARAGARVALDLRSRTETRTSRNVVAQTRTGRTDDVVVVGGHLDSVEEGPGINDNGSGAAALLELADALGPEPAVDRAVRFAWWGGEEVGLLGSAAYVAGLDAGARRDLGLYLNVDMIASPNPGYFVYDGDDSADEGAGRGPAGSAALERTLADFLAAHGTAPEPTDFDGRSDYGPFIRIGVPAGGLFSGAEATQTPQQAARWGGTPGLPFDPCYHRACDDLGNVDLTALGRHLDALAWTVGRYAGSTPPAPVPEPSPVRSVVPALAPPTRRRVVRGRRPPSGAPRPPCGAPR from the coding sequence GTGGCGGCCGTCGCGCTCGCCCTGGCCGGCTCGGCCCCGCGCCCGGTCCCGCCCGTCCCGGCGCCTCCGCCGCCGGGCGCACCGGCGGAGGACGGGCTGCCGACCCGGCTCGTCGACCGCGTCTCCGCGGCCGGCGCCGAGCCGCACCTCGCGGCCCTGCAGCGAGCGGCCGACCGCAACGGCGGCCACCGGGCGGACGGCTCCCCCGGGCACGCCGCGAGCGTCGACCTCGTCGTCGACCACCTGCGGGCCACCGGCTTCGCCGTCGCGACCCCCGAGTTCCGCTACCCCGTCGAGGTGCTGCTGGCCCGGCACGTCGTCCTGGACGGACGCGAGCTGCGGGCCGACCGGCTGGCGGGCAGCCCCGCGACCCCGGACGGCGGTGTGACCGGTCCGCTGGTGCTCGTGCCCGACGGCGACGAGCCGGGCTGCCAGGCGCGGGACCTCGACGGCCTGCCCGCCGGCGGGGCCGTGCTCGTCGTCCGCCGGGGCGGCTGCCCGTTCGCCACGAAGGCCGACCGGGCGGCCGGCGCCGGCGCGGCGGCGCTGCTGGTGGTCAACGACGAGCCGGGTCCGCTGACCGGTGGCACGCTGCGCGGGACCGGTCCGCTGCCCGTGGCCGGGGTCAGCACCGAGGACGGCGCCCGGCTGGCCGCCCGGGCGGGCGCCCGGGTCGCGCTCGACCTGCGGTCCCGGACCGAGACCCGGACCAGCCGCAACGTCGTCGCGCAGACCCGCACGGGCCGCACCGACGACGTGGTCGTGGTCGGCGGGCACCTCGACAGCGTCGAGGAGGGGCCGGGGATCAACGACAACGGCAGCGGCGCGGCCGCGCTGCTGGAGCTGGCGGACGCACTGGGCCCCGAGCCCGCCGTCGACCGGGCGGTCCGGTTCGCGTGGTGGGGCGGTGAGGAGGTCGGCCTGCTCGGCTCGGCGGCCTACGTCGCCGGGCTGGACGCCGGCGCCCGGCGCGACCTGGGGCTGTACCTCAACGTCGACATGATCGCCTCCCCCAACCCCGGCTACTTCGTCTACGACGGCGACGACTCCGCCGACGAGGGGGCCGGGCGCGGGCCGGCCGGCTCCGCGGCCCTCGAGCGCACCCTCGCCGACTTCCTCGCGGCGCACGGCACGGCGCCCGAGCCGACGGACTTCGACGGCCGCTCCGACTACGGGCCCTTCATCCGGATCGGCGTCCCGGCCGGCGGGCTGTTCAGCGGCGCGGAGGCCACCCAGACCCCGCAGCAGGCGGCGCGCTGGGGCGGCACCCCGGGGCTGCCCTTCGACCCCTGCTACCACCGGGCCTGCGACGACCTGGGCAACGTCGACCTGACCGCCCTGGGCCGCCACCTGGACGCGTTGGCCTGGACCGTGGGCCGCTACGCCGGCTCGACGCCGCCCGCGCCCGTCCCCGAGCCCAGCCCCGTCCGGTCCGTCGTCCCGGCGCTCGCACCGCCCACCCGCCGCCGGGTGGTGAGGGGTCGCCGCCCACCGAGCGGCGCACCGCGGCCGCCCTGCGGTGCGCCCCGGTAG
- the trmB gene encoding tRNA (guanosine(46)-N7)-methyltransferase TrmB: MTGTPTDGPRAETPRTETPRTETPRSETSRPDAPRTDRGPRVHREVVSFVRRSARMRPNQRRAWEAHADRFVLRVPQRETSTSIDPDARLDLPAAFGRRAPLVVEIGPGPGDSLVAMAAARPDVDVLAFEVYEPAAAQLVSALHRAGLDNVRIVVGNAAEGLQHLVPAGGLEELWTFFPDPWPKARHHKRRLVSPALAALVVERLRPGGHWRLATDWEDYAEAMRTVLDAQPGLENLHPGGWAPRWDARPVTRFEQRGLDAGRSVHDLVHRRAGAGAG, encoded by the coding sequence GTGACCGGCACCCCGACCGACGGCCCCCGCGCCGAGACCCCCCGCACCGAGACCCCCCGCACCGAGACCCCCCGCAGCGAGACCTCCCGCCCTGACGCGCCCCGCACCGACCGGGGACCCCGGGTGCACCGGGAGGTCGTGTCCTTCGTGCGCCGGAGCGCCCGGATGCGGCCCAACCAGCGCCGCGCCTGGGAGGCGCACGCGGACCGCTTCGTGCTCCGGGTGCCGCAGCGCGAGACCAGCACGTCGATCGACCCGGACGCACGGCTGGACCTGCCGGCCGCCTTCGGCCGCCGTGCGCCGCTGGTCGTGGAGATCGGCCCCGGACCGGGCGACTCGCTGGTGGCCATGGCGGCGGCCCGGCCCGACGTCGACGTGCTGGCCTTCGAGGTCTACGAGCCGGCGGCCGCCCAGCTGGTCAGCGCGCTGCACCGTGCAGGTCTGGACAACGTGCGGATCGTCGTCGGCAACGCGGCCGAGGGCCTGCAGCACCTGGTCCCCGCCGGCGGGCTCGAGGAGCTGTGGACCTTCTTCCCCGACCCGTGGCCCAAGGCGAGGCACCACAAGCGGCGCCTGGTCAGCCCGGCCCTGGCCGCGCTCGTCGTCGAGCGGCTGCGGCCGGGCGGCCACTGGCGGCTGGCCACGGACTGGGAGGACTACGCCGAGGCGATGCGGACCGTGCTGGACGCGCAGCCGGGGCTGGAGAACCTGCACCCGGGTGGCTGGGCCCCGCGCTGGGACGCGCGGCCGGTCACCCGGTTCGAGCAGCGCGGGCTGGACGCGGGCCGCTCGGTGCACGACCTCGTCCACCGGCGGGCCGGGGCGGGGGCGGGGTGA
- the truA gene encoding tRNA pseudouridine(38-40) synthase TruA, with protein MSAPTRRWRLDLAYDGTGFSGWARQPDLRTVQGELETWVTQVLRLPAPASLVCAGRTDTGVHARGQVAHVDLPADALEDGALLVRRLHRVLPGDVVVRSVRPAPAGFDARFGAVWRRYVYRLSDGGAPLDPLHRGWVVAAPAPLDLAVLAAAAPVLLGLRDFGAFCRRREGATSIRTLLELSATRVPDGPLAGVLELTVRADAFCHSMVRSLVGALVDVGSGRRDLDWLRRVTTAAARSPDVQVMPAKGLTLEEVGYPPDEQLVARGQEARSVRRPEPAREART; from the coding sequence GTGAGCGCGCCGACGCGGCGCTGGCGGCTGGACCTCGCCTACGACGGCACGGGCTTCTCCGGCTGGGCGCGCCAGCCCGACCTGCGCACGGTCCAGGGCGAGCTGGAGACGTGGGTGACCCAGGTGCTGCGGCTGCCCGCGCCGGCGTCGCTCGTCTGCGCCGGCCGCACCGACACCGGCGTGCACGCCCGCGGCCAGGTGGCCCACGTCGACCTGCCCGCCGACGCCCTCGAGGACGGCGCCCTGCTGGTCCGCCGGCTGCACCGGGTGCTGCCGGGTGACGTCGTCGTCCGGTCCGTCCGACCCGCCCCCGCGGGGTTCGACGCCCGCTTCGGCGCCGTCTGGCGGCGCTACGTCTACCGGCTCAGCGACGGTGGCGCCCCGCTTGACCCGCTGCACCGCGGCTGGGTGGTCGCCGCGCCGGCCCCGCTGGACCTCGCCGTGCTGGCCGCGGCCGCCCCGGTGCTGCTGGGACTGCGGGACTTCGGCGCCTTCTGCCGGCGGCGGGAGGGCGCCACCTCGATCCGCACCCTGCTGGAGCTGTCGGCCACCCGGGTGCCCGACGGCCCGCTGGCCGGGGTCCTGGAGCTGACGGTCCGGGCCGACGCCTTCTGCCACTCGATGGTCCGCTCGCTGGTCGGCGCGCTGGTCGACGTCGGGTCCGGCCGGCGCGACCTCGACTGGCTGCGCCGGGTGACCACCGCGGCCGCCCGCTCCCCCGACGTCCAGGTCATGCCCGCCAAGGGGCTGACCCTGGAGGAGGTCGGCTACCCGCCCGACGAGCAGCTGGTGGCCCGCGGCCAGGAGGCCCGCAGCGTCCGCCGGCCCGAGCCCGCGCGGGAGGCCCGGACGTGA
- a CDS encoding class I SAM-dependent methyltransferase, whose protein sequence is MTEPSHYFDATPTGPERRRTVTASVWGRDLELTTANGVFAGDGLDRGTAVLLRASTPPTGRPRVLDLGCGWGPIAVGIAVHTPGAQVDAVDVNDRALALCRDNALALGVADRVRALRPEQVEDDRRYDQIWSNPPIRVGKEALHTLLLRWLPRLAPDGEARLVVGRNLGADTLQRWLVEQGHPTERVASAKGFRVLLVRPAG, encoded by the coding sequence GTGACCGAGCCGTCGCACTACTTCGACGCCACCCCGACCGGCCCGGAGCGCCGCCGGACGGTGACGGCCTCCGTCTGGGGCCGGGACCTGGAGCTGACGACGGCCAACGGCGTGTTCGCCGGCGACGGCCTCGACCGCGGCACGGCCGTGCTGCTCCGGGCGTCGACCCCGCCGACGGGCCGTCCCCGGGTGCTCGACCTCGGCTGCGGCTGGGGCCCGATCGCCGTCGGGATCGCCGTGCACACCCCCGGCGCGCAGGTGGACGCCGTCGACGTCAACGACCGGGCGCTGGCCCTCTGCCGCGACAACGCCCTGGCCCTCGGCGTGGCCGACCGGGTGCGGGCGCTGCGGCCCGAGCAGGTGGAGGACGACCGGCGCTACGACCAGATCTGGTCCAACCCGCCCATCCGCGTCGGCAAGGAGGCCCTGCACACCCTGCTGCTCCGGTGGTTGCCGCGCCTGGCGCCCGACGGCGAGGCGCGGCTGGTGGTCGGCCGCAACCTGGGCGCCGACACGCTGCAGCGCTGGCTGGTCGAGCAGGGCCACCCCACCGAGCGGGTCGCCTCCGCCAAGGGCTTCCGGGTCCTCCTCGTCCGGCCGGCCGGCTGA
- a CDS encoding DMT family transporter: MRTAPGTVAPGATGAPPPAPDARPAPRWLLTLPLMLGSGALIALQSQVNGALTLRLGTGVRASALAALVSFGSGLLVLSLLALLHRPTGRGVAQLGRDVHRRRLPLWLVLGGLGGAFFVASQGLAAPTLGITFFILCFVAGQAVMALVVDHRGWGPNGVTALSRSRLAGALLAVLAVAVSGAGLLSAVPVTAALLGLAALPLLAGAVNSAQQGVNGRLAARVGPWPTTWNNFWVGTLGLVVFLGLTLLRPGDLTGLPSEPWLYLGGLCGIGFIWASTLTVRIHGVLVVGVFSVAGQVLTAALLALLTGSGRPGPATWVAVLVSLAGAAVVGLAQRRRSRRVG, encoded by the coding sequence GTGAGGACAGCACCCGGGACGGTCGCACCCGGGGCGACGGGCGCCCCGCCGCCCGCGCCCGACGCCCGGCCGGCCCCCCGCTGGCTGCTCACCCTCCCGCTGATGCTGGGCAGCGGCGCGCTGATCGCCCTGCAGTCCCAGGTCAACGGGGCGCTGACCCTGCGGCTGGGGACCGGCGTGCGGGCGTCGGCGCTGGCCGCGCTGGTGAGCTTCGGCTCGGGACTGCTCGTGCTGAGCCTGCTCGCCCTCCTGCACCGGCCCACGGGACGCGGGGTGGCGCAGCTCGGCCGCGACGTCCACCGGCGACGGCTGCCGCTGTGGCTGGTGCTCGGCGGGCTGGGCGGGGCGTTCTTCGTCGCCTCCCAGGGGCTGGCGGCGCCGACCCTCGGCATCACCTTCTTCATCCTCTGCTTCGTCGCCGGGCAGGCCGTGATGGCCCTCGTCGTCGACCACCGGGGCTGGGGACCCAACGGGGTGACGGCCCTCAGCCGCTCCCGGCTGGCGGGGGCGCTGCTGGCCGTGCTCGCCGTCGCCGTCTCGGGCGCGGGTCTGCTCAGCGCCGTACCGGTGACCGCGGCCCTGCTCGGGCTGGCCGCGCTGCCCCTGCTGGCCGGCGCGGTCAACAGCGCCCAGCAGGGCGTCAACGGACGGCTCGCGGCCCGCGTGGGTCCCTGGCCCACCACCTGGAACAACTTCTGGGTCGGCACCCTCGGGCTCGTCGTCTTCCTGGGCCTGACCCTGCTCCGACCCGGCGACCTGACCGGGCTGCCGTCGGAGCCCTGGCTCTACCTGGGCGGGCTCTGCGGCATCGGCTTCATCTGGGCCTCGACGCTCACCGTGCGCATCCACGGCGTGCTGGTCGTCGGCGTCTTCTCGGTCGCGGGCCAGGTGCTCACGGCCGCCCTGCTGGCCCTGCTGACCGGCAGCGGCCGGCCCGGGCCGGCCACCTGGGTGGCCGTCCTGGTCAGCCTGGCCGGAGCCGCGGTCGTCGGGCTGGCGCAGCGCCGCCGCAGCCGGCGGGTCGGCTAG
- a CDS encoding ABC transporter ATP-binding protein — MSPALALQGLTKSFGAKRAVDGLDLEVRRGCMFGLVGPNGAGKTTTLSMATGLLRPDAGTARVLDHDVWSDPAGAKALMGVLPDGVRLFDRLSGGELLHYVGLLRRVPPADIASRSGDLLEALGLTADRDTLVVEYSAGMTKKIGLACALIHAPRLLVLDEPFEAVDPVSGEGVRSILRGYTASGGTVVLSSHVMELVESLCDELAVVAQGRVLAAGTVDDVRAGSSLQQRFLDLVGFQASGEESLAWLRSSSASS, encoded by the coding sequence ATGTCACCGGCGTTGGCCCTGCAGGGCCTGACCAAGAGCTTCGGCGCGAAACGGGCGGTCGACGGCCTCGACCTGGAGGTGCGCCGGGGCTGCATGTTCGGCCTCGTCGGCCCGAACGGGGCGGGCAAGACGACGACTCTCTCGATGGCCACGGGGCTGCTCCGGCCCGACGCGGGCACGGCCCGGGTGCTCGACCACGACGTCTGGTCCGACCCGGCGGGCGCCAAGGCGCTGATGGGCGTGCTGCCCGACGGCGTCCGGTTGTTCGACCGGCTGAGCGGGGGTGAGCTGCTGCACTACGTCGGTCTGCTCCGCCGGGTGCCCCCCGCCGACATCGCCAGCCGCTCCGGCGACCTCCTCGAGGCGCTGGGTCTCACGGCCGACCGCGACACCCTCGTCGTCGAGTACTCCGCCGGCATGACGAAGAAGATCGGCCTCGCCTGCGCGCTCATCCACGCCCCGCGGCTGCTGGTGCTCGACGAGCCGTTCGAGGCGGTCGACCCGGTGTCGGGCGAGGGCGTCCGCTCCATCCTGCGGGGCTACACCGCGAGCGGCGGCACCGTCGTGCTGTCCAGCCACGTGATGGAGCTGGTGGAGAGCCTCTGCGACGAGCTCGCCGTGGTCGCCCAGGGGCGGGTGCTGGCCGCGGGCACGGTCGACGACGTCCGGGCGGGCAGCAGCCTGCAGCAGCGGTTCCTCGACCTGGTCGGGTTCCAGGCCAGCGGAGAGGAGTCCCTCGCGTGGTTGCGCTCCTCGTCCGCCTCAAGCTGA